The following is a genomic window from Mus pahari chromosome 1, PAHARI_EIJ_v1.1, whole genome shotgun sequence.
GCCGGGCTTCCGGGATGAGCACGGGGTGGCGCTGCTGGCCTACACCGCCAACAGCCCCCTGCACAAGGAGTTCAACGCGGCAGTGCGTGAGGCCGGACGTTCTCGGGCCCACTACCTCCACCACTTCTCCTTCAAGACCCTCCACTTCCTGCTCACCGAGGCCCTGCAACTGCTCCGGAGCCACCGATCTCGTGGGTGCCGGCAGGTGTACAGGGGGGTGCACGGCCTGCGCTTCCGGCCAGCGGGGCCTGGCGCAACCGTTAGGCTGGGGGGCTTTGCTTCTGCGTCCCTCAAGAACGTTGCTGCCCAACAGTTTGGCGAGGACACCTTCTTCGGTATCTGGACCTGCCTTGGGGCCCCCATCAGGGGCTACTCCTTTTTccctgaagaagaggaggtgCTGATCCCCCCTTTCGAAACTTTCCAGGTGATCAATACAAGCCGACCCACCCAGGGTCCTGCACGCATCTACCTCCGCGCTCTGGGCAAACGCAGTACATACAACTGCGAATACATCAAAGGTGAGGAGCGA
Proteins encoded in this region:
- the Art1 gene encoding GPI-linked NAD(P)(+)--arginine ADP-ribosyltransferase 1, producing MKIPAMMSLLLVSVGLRDGVQVHSYSISQLDIFSQETPLDMAPASFDDQYAGCLADMTAALPDLNRSEFQANKVYADGWAQANNQWQERRTWGSVWGSLPPSPPGFRDEHGVALLAYTANSPLHKEFNAAVREAGRSRAHYLHHFSFKTLHFLLTEALQLLRSHRSRGCRQVYRGVHGLRFRPAGPGATVRLGGFASASLKNVAAQQFGEDTFFGIWTCLGAPIRGYSFFPEEEEVLIPPFETFQVINTSRPTQGPARIYLRALGKRSTYNCEYIKEKKCRSGPCWLGSSAPGSLSASCSLLLLLLLLVLSALPENPATYPMLTSPD